From Polynucleobacter difficilis, a single genomic window includes:
- the tatC gene encoding twin-arginine translocase subunit TatC, with amino-acid sequence MTQPNDSNKLNNDAADHDAKADATVGEGLQESFLSHLFELRDRVIKAGLAVIIVFASLAYWAPDIFHIFAQPLLSSLPAGGKMIVTDITGSFFVPMKVTMLVAFLIALPWVLYQLWAFIAPGLYQHERKLVIPLVVSSYSLFIFGMAFAYFLVFPTVFNFMAQYNAPLGAEMSTDIDKYLSFAMTTFLAFGITFEVPVVVVVLVRMGIVTLAKLRESRPYVIVGAFVIAAIVTPPDVLSQLLLAIPMTLLYELGLLIARFYEPKKSAEDIADDLKDAELDKARAEAEQQP; translated from the coding sequence ATGACGCAGCCAAACGATAGCAACAAACTCAATAACGATGCAGCCGATCACGATGCCAAGGCCGATGCAACCGTAGGCGAGGGCTTGCAAGAGAGTTTTTTATCGCACTTATTTGAGTTGCGCGATCGCGTCATCAAAGCGGGCCTTGCCGTCATTATTGTGTTTGCCAGCTTGGCCTATTGGGCGCCTGATATTTTTCATATCTTTGCGCAGCCCCTCTTAAGCTCTTTGCCTGCAGGCGGCAAAATGATCGTGACCGATATTACGGGCTCCTTTTTTGTGCCGATGAAGGTCACCATGCTAGTGGCATTCTTAATTGCCTTGCCATGGGTGCTCTATCAACTGTGGGCCTTTATTGCTCCGGGCCTCTATCAGCACGAACGTAAATTAGTTATTCCACTGGTGGTGAGCAGTTATAGCCTCTTCATATTCGGTATGGCCTTTGCTTACTTCTTAGTTTTTCCAACGGTATTTAATTTCATGGCGCAGTACAACGCTCCCTTGGGTGCGGAGATGAGCACGGACATCGATAAGTACCTGAGCTTTGCCATGACCACCTTCCTGGCATTTGGTATTACCTTTGAAGTACCGGTTGTAGTCGTAGTCTTGGTGCGCATGGGTATTGTGACCCTAGCCAAGCTGAGAGAAAGCAGACCCTACGTGATTGTGGGTGCCTTTGTCATCGCAGCGATTGTGACTCCGCCCGATGTGCTCTCGCAATTACTGTTAGCGATCCCGATGACTTTGCTCTATGAGCTCGGTTTACTGATTGCGCGCTTCTACGAACCTAAAAAATCAGCCGAAGACATTGCGGATGATTTAAAGGATGCAGAGCTCGATAAGGCAAGGGCCGAGGCAGAGCAGCAGCCCTAG
- the tatB gene encoding Sec-independent protein translocase protein TatB: MIDLGVSKLALIAVVALVVVGPERLPKIARMAGNLFSRAQRYMSEVRSEVNRQMELDEFKKLREESTSMFKDVESSINSTVQEAQLNLSDQADSSTFVSNFGSNMSLDEATVYRESLRQGRDSWRVKRGNRPTWFKHSSGTRTRVQSGAARMKRYRHTSSVK; this comes from the coding sequence ATGATTGATCTTGGAGTTTCAAAACTCGCATTGATTGCAGTCGTCGCATTGGTAGTAGTTGGGCCAGAGCGTTTGCCTAAGATCGCCCGCATGGCCGGTAATTTATTTAGCCGTGCGCAGCGCTATATGTCGGAAGTGCGTAGCGAGGTGAATCGCCAAATGGAGCTCGATGAATTCAAGAAGCTCCGCGAAGAAAGCACCTCGATGTTCAAAGATGTTGAAAGCAGTATTAATTCAACAGTGCAAGAGGCTCAGCTCAACTTAAGTGATCAAGCCGACTCCAGTACTTTTGTCTCGAACTTTGGTAGCAATATGAGCCTCGATGAGGCCACTGTCTATCGCGAGAGTTTGCGCCAAGGCCGTGACAGTTGGCGCGTCAAACGCGGCAATCGCCCAACGTGGTTTAAGCATTCGTCGGGTACGCGTACCAGGGTACAGTCAGGCGCAGCGCGCATGAAGCGCTATCGCCACACCTCTTCTGTGAAGTAA
- a CDS encoding SEL1-like repeat protein — translation MASRQFLKILQSARFGDVSAQHSLASAYLTGAFNTPIQPANSLVWLEKSYLSIKNQVVADISSGDTPDVFFSESLAPIFSLLSTIPLANTVGSPAFPFGWTLFWKLADASPSSDATSSPLSQSALNARWQLIQCLLSPEYADEQTRLRDWLASNDAGEIDLLPAADFASLQLVCKSYLQSLAETENSFTQAAKELLLRLQPKDETLSGLWSQWLASGKQEHLLEAAEMGLTIARLTLGLQLAQLDGVSDCDPVSNSNSREVDRGRSNASLKKAVYWLELAAKDGDRNAWFALGEIYRRPQFSGYSASESDRCFDRAADLGHAQAQFRKGANLWRKREKLDEKVKGLQASYWVWQSQQQGVHEAKDLLTKILESCPKPALNDWHDLALLAEQAINRHAEYKIEYEWLLLCHRLIIANQFQFSKAELLLAEIAQLQHEHCVVVDIRWELPKILPRLIQIETIGQRRALLAAGKVFAGNNGSELGAVPKSRDPIARNTDEYEDDLFNSREREGNLRQRRYRFDKVSQWLLDTFAKEAATTSSKKK, via the coding sequence ATGGCAAGCCGTCAATTCCTAAAAATTCTCCAGTCGGCCCGATTTGGTGATGTTTCTGCGCAACATAGTTTAGCCTCCGCATATTTGACTGGGGCCTTCAATACCCCGATTCAGCCAGCTAACTCCTTGGTTTGGCTAGAAAAATCCTATTTATCCATTAAAAATCAAGTGGTTGCAGATATAAGCTCGGGCGATACCCCTGATGTTTTTTTTAGTGAGTCCTTGGCCCCTATTTTTAGTCTGCTGAGCACTATTCCCCTTGCCAACACAGTAGGCTCCCCCGCTTTTCCATTTGGCTGGACGCTTTTTTGGAAGCTAGCCGATGCCTCACCCTCTTCCGATGCTACATCGTCACCCCTTTCTCAATCTGCGCTCAATGCCCGGTGGCAGCTCATACAGTGTCTATTGTCGCCAGAGTATGCAGATGAACAAACTCGCTTGCGTGATTGGCTTGCCTCTAACGATGCTGGAGAAATAGATTTACTCCCCGCAGCTGATTTTGCCTCTTTGCAGTTGGTATGCAAATCCTACTTGCAGTCACTTGCTGAAACTGAAAACAGTTTTACCCAAGCTGCTAAAGAATTATTGCTGCGTCTGCAGCCGAAAGACGAAACCCTCTCTGGACTTTGGTCGCAGTGGTTAGCTAGTGGCAAACAAGAGCATTTGCTCGAAGCCGCAGAAATGGGCTTAACGATTGCACGTCTAACGCTTGGATTGCAGTTGGCGCAATTAGATGGTGTCTCTGATTGTGATCCTGTTTCGAACTCTAACAGCAGGGAAGTCGATAGGGGGCGCTCAAATGCCTCACTCAAGAAAGCCGTCTATTGGCTCGAGTTAGCAGCCAAGGATGGTGATCGAAATGCCTGGTTTGCGCTCGGTGAAATTTATCGCCGTCCGCAGTTCTCGGGATACAGCGCAAGCGAGAGTGATCGCTGCTTTGATCGCGCTGCGGACCTTGGCCATGCACAGGCGCAGTTTCGGAAAGGGGCCAATCTATGGCGCAAGCGTGAGAAGTTAGACGAAAAAGTAAAAGGGCTGCAAGCGTCTTATTGGGTATGGCAATCGCAACAACAAGGTGTTCATGAGGCAAAGGATTTGCTGACGAAGATTCTGGAAAGCTGCCCTAAGCCTGCATTGAACGATTGGCATGATTTAGCCTTACTGGCGGAGCAGGCCATTAATCGGCATGCCGAATACAAAATCGAATACGAGTGGCTCTTGCTTTGCCATCGCCTCATCATTGCCAATCAATTTCAATTTAGTAAGGCGGAATTATTATTGGCCGAGATTGCCCAGCTGCAGCATGAGCACTGCGTGGTGGTGGATATTCGCTGGGAACTACCGAAGATTTTGCCCAGGTTAATTCAGATTGAAACCATTGGGCAGCGCCGCGCCCTTCTTGCTGCTGGAAAAGTATTCGCCGGAAACAATGGCAGCGAGCTTGGCGCAGTGCCCAAGTCACGCGATCCAATCGCCCGCAATACCGATGAGTATGAAGATGATTTATTCAATAGTAGGGAGCGAGAGGGTAACTTGCGGCAACGGCGTTACCGCTTTGATAAAGTCAGCCAGTGGTTGCTTGACACGTTTGCTAAAGAAGCTGCTACGACTTCCTCAAAAAAGAAGTGA
- the hisC gene encoding histidinol-phosphate transaminase — protein MSRFWSPVVQTLTPYVPGEQPQVERLVKLNTNESPYGPSPKALAAIAAENTSDLRLYPDPEGARLKQAIATLHGLDPKQVFLGNGSDEVLAHVFQGLLKQKSPILFPDITYSFYPVYCKLFGIEYETVPLSADFAINLDDYAKLNGGIIFPNPNAPTGRSIPRSEIERLLKKNSGSVIVVDEAYVDYGTESCIPLLRGPNCPENLLVSHTLSKSRALAGLRVGFAVGHPALIEGLERVKNSFNSYPLGRLAQVGAIAAIEDQAHLEAMSAKVVKTREALVNALDRLGFETLPSTANFVFTRHSKHAGATLYQQLRERGIIVRHFKSPRIDAFLRITIGTDEQNQELIGALEELVK, from the coding sequence ATGAGTCGCTTTTGGAGCCCCGTTGTACAAACATTGACCCCCTATGTTCCCGGGGAGCAGCCGCAGGTGGAGCGGCTCGTTAAGCTCAATACCAACGAAAGCCCTTACGGCCCATCGCCTAAAGCGCTTGCAGCAATTGCCGCCGAAAATACCAGCGACTTACGCCTGTATCCAGATCCTGAGGGTGCGCGCCTAAAACAAGCGATTGCCACACTACACGGCCTTGACCCCAAACAGGTTTTTTTGGGCAACGGCTCGGATGAAGTCTTAGCGCATGTTTTCCAGGGTCTACTCAAGCAAAAATCGCCGATTTTGTTTCCAGACATCACCTATAGCTTTTATCCGGTCTACTGCAAACTGTTTGGCATTGAGTATGAAACCGTCCCCCTGAGCGCTGATTTTGCAATCAATCTAGACGATTACGCCAAACTCAATGGCGGCATTATTTTTCCTAATCCCAATGCGCCCACCGGCAGATCCATCCCCCGCTCCGAGATTGAGCGACTGCTCAAGAAAAACTCCGGCTCCGTCATCGTGGTAGATGAAGCCTACGTCGACTACGGCACTGAGTCCTGCATACCGCTCCTGCGTGGCCCAAACTGCCCTGAGAATTTATTAGTCAGCCACACCCTGTCCAAGTCACGTGCCTTAGCTGGGCTGCGGGTTGGTTTTGCTGTGGGTCACCCCGCGTTGATTGAGGGCCTCGAGCGAGTCAAAAACAGTTTTAACTCCTACCCCTTGGGTCGCCTTGCACAGGTAGGCGCCATTGCTGCGATTGAAGACCAAGCGCACCTGGAGGCAATGTCGGCCAAGGTAGTTAAAACCAGAGAGGCTCTAGTCAACGCACTAGACCGACTCGGCTTTGAAACCCTTCCGTCCACTGCCAATTTTGTATTTACACGTCACTCCAAGCATGCAGGCGCTACGCTTTATCAGCAGCTGCGTGAACGCGGCATCATCGTGCGCCACTTTAAGTCGCCTCGCATTGATGCCTTCTTGCGCATCACGATTGGTACGGATGAGCAGAATCAGGAATTGATTGGGGCTTTAGAGGAGTTGGTTAAATAA
- a CDS encoding histidine triad nucleotide-binding protein, producing MENHENCIFCKIVAGIIPCQKVYEDDEVFGFKDINPAAPIHFLLIPKRHITTLEADAPLDAQLLGRMMALAPRLAVEQGCRPGREGGFRLSLNNGADGGQEVYHTHLHVMGGPRPWNK from the coding sequence ATGGAAAATCACGAAAACTGCATTTTTTGCAAAATTGTTGCTGGAATCATCCCATGCCAAAAAGTCTATGAAGATGATGAGGTCTTTGGCTTTAAGGACATTAACCCGGCTGCCCCCATCCATTTTTTGTTAATCCCGAAGCGGCACATCACCACCCTAGAGGCAGATGCGCCCCTGGACGCCCAATTGCTGGGTAGAATGATGGCATTAGCACCACGCTTGGCAGTTGAGCAGGGTTGCCGTCCCGGACGGGAAGGCGGCTTTCGTTTATCGCTGAACAATGGCGCAGATGGGGGTCAAGAGGTTTATCACACGCATTTGCATGTGATGGGCGGGCCGCGCCCCTGGAACAAATAA
- the hisF gene encoding imidazole glycerol phosphate synthase subunit HisF yields the protein MLTKRIIPCLDVTAGRVVKGINFVGLRDAGDPVEIARRYDEQGADELTFLDITATSDGRDLLLPIIEAVAAQVFIPLTVGGGVRAVGDVRRLLNAGADKVSMNSSAVANPDLVSDAAAHYGSQCIVVAIDAKRVADNRWEVFTHGGRTGTGLDVVEWASEVSRRGAGEILLTSMNQDGTQDGFDLALTAAVSKAVPVPVIASGGVGNLQHLVDGITKGRADAVLAASIFHYGTYTVRQAKEFMAAQGIAVRL from the coding sequence GTGCTAACGAAACGAATTATTCCTTGCCTGGATGTGACTGCAGGGCGCGTAGTGAAGGGCATCAATTTTGTAGGATTGCGTGATGCTGGTGATCCTGTTGAAATTGCCCGCCGCTACGATGAGCAGGGCGCCGACGAGTTAACTTTTTTAGACATTACTGCAACGTCGGATGGCCGTGATTTATTACTCCCCATCATTGAGGCCGTTGCCGCGCAAGTATTTATTCCGCTGACGGTTGGTGGTGGAGTGCGCGCTGTTGGAGATGTCCGCCGTTTACTCAATGCGGGCGCCGACAAAGTGAGTATGAATTCTTCTGCGGTAGCCAATCCTGATTTAGTGTCGGACGCTGCTGCGCACTACGGCTCGCAGTGCATTGTGGTGGCGATTGATGCCAAGCGGGTTGCCGATAATCGCTGGGAAGTTTTTACCCACGGCGGTAGAACCGGAACCGGGCTGGATGTGGTGGAGTGGGCCAGTGAAGTCAGCCGCCGCGGCGCCGGAGAAATTTTGCTCACCAGTATGAACCAAGATGGTACCCAAGACGGTTTTGATCTTGCGCTAACCGCGGCCGTCAGTAAAGCGGTTCCAGTTCCCGTGATTGCCAGCGGCGGCGTAGGCAATCTTCAACACTTGGTCGATGGCATTACCAAAGGCCGTGCGGATGCCGTGCTAGCAGCCAGCATCTTTCATTACGGTACCTACACAGTCAGGCAGGCCAAGGAATTTATGGCGGCCCAGGGAATAGCGGTTCGCTTGTAA
- the tatA gene encoding Sec-independent protein translocase subunit TatA, translated as MGSFSIWHWLVVLVIVMLVFGTKKLRNMGSDLGGAVKGFKDGMKTGEDKAEQIPQQAAAQQTASADKTVDVQAKDLNK; from the coding sequence ATGGGTTCATTCAGTATTTGGCATTGGCTGGTTGTTCTGGTAATCGTGATGCTGGTATTTGGCACCAAAAAGCTGCGCAATATGGGTAGTGATTTGGGCGGTGCTGTTAAAGGCTTCAAAGATGGCATGAAAACCGGCGAAGACAAAGCAGAGCAAATTCCACAACAAGCAGCAGCCCAGCAAACAGCCTCCGCTGACAAAACCGTGGATGTTCAGGCTAAAGACCTCAATAAGTAA
- a CDS encoding phosphoribosyl-ATP diphosphatase translates to MSKDNNSPNLDAVLAHLADVVDGRRADLAAGKVDPKSSYIAQLFSKGDDAILKKIGEEATEAVMAAKDSRNSHLASEQQALLVGEMADLWFHCLVALSQFGLRPEDVLAELTRREGVSGIAEKAARAP, encoded by the coding sequence ATGAGCAAGGACAACAATTCCCCTAACTTAGATGCGGTACTAGCCCACTTAGCGGATGTGGTGGATGGTCGCCGTGCCGATCTGGCTGCGGGCAAGGTTGATCCCAAATCCTCTTATATTGCCCAGCTTTTTTCAAAGGGCGATGACGCCATCCTCAAAAAGATTGGCGAAGAGGCTACCGAAGCCGTAATGGCCGCAAAAGACAGTCGCAACAGCCATTTAGCCTCAGAGCAGCAGGCTCTCCTCGTCGGTGAAATGGCCGATCTGTGGTTTCATTGCCTGGTGGCTTTGTCCCAGTTTGGCCTTCGCCCCGAGGATGTCTTGGCAGAACTCACCCGCCGTGAAGGGGTTTCTGGCATTGCTGAGAAAGCCGCCAGAGCACCCTAA
- the hisH gene encoding imidazole glycerol phosphate synthase subunit HisH — protein sequence MTQTIAIVDYGMGNLRSVYQAFHRVAPDANVLIATKPEQIQQADRVVLPGQGAMPDCMKQLGESGLLEALLHAAKNKPMLGVCVGEQMLLDRSYEVRAEQQGSSDAFTPCLGLIPGEVQRFELAGQLQADGSEYKVPHMGWNQVRQDKEHPLWAGIPDLTPFYFVHSFYAVPVDENHTIGSTEYGVWFTSAIARDTIFATQFHPEKSAEYGLRLYQNFTTWQP from the coding sequence TTGACCCAAACCATCGCCATCGTTGATTACGGAATGGGTAATTTACGTTCTGTTTACCAGGCCTTCCATCGCGTTGCTCCTGATGCCAATGTTCTGATTGCGACTAAGCCAGAACAGATTCAACAAGCCGACCGTGTGGTCTTGCCTGGTCAAGGGGCGATGCCCGATTGTATGAAGCAGTTGGGTGAGTCCGGCTTATTAGAGGCCCTACTGCACGCTGCAAAAAATAAGCCCATGCTCGGTGTCTGCGTGGGGGAGCAAATGCTACTCGATCGCAGTTACGAGGTGCGGGCAGAGCAACAGGGCAGTAGCGATGCGTTTACGCCGTGCTTAGGGCTGATTCCGGGCGAGGTACAGCGTTTTGAACTCGCCGGCCAATTGCAGGCCGACGGATCCGAATACAAAGTACCGCACATGGGCTGGAATCAGGTTCGGCAAGACAAAGAACATCCCCTATGGGCCGGCATTCCCGATCTCACCCCCTTTTATTTTGTGCATAGCTTTTATGCAGTACCTGTAGATGAAAATCACACCATAGGTAGTACCGAGTACGGCGTATGGTTTACATCTGCGATCGCACGCGATACTATTTTTGCTACGCAGTTTCATCCGGAAAAGAGTGCAGAATACGGATTACGGCTTTATCAAAACTTTACTACCTGGCAACCTTAA
- the hisA gene encoding 1-(5-phosphoribosyl)-5-[(5-phosphoribosylamino)methylideneamino]imidazole-4-carboxamide isomerase produces MLLIPAIDIKDGHCVRLEQGDMDRATVFSEDPAAMAKHWVSKGARRLHLVDLNGAFAGKPKNESAIKAILKAVGDDIPVQLGGGIRDLETIERLLDDGISTIIIGTAAVKSPGFVQDACTAFSGHIMVGIDARDGKVATDGWSKLTGHEVIDLAKKFEDYGVEAIVYTDIGRDGMLKGVNMDATIKLAQAVRIPIIASGGLSNNKDIEALCAAEEEGVMGVIAGRSIYSGDLDLTTAQKYADEQTAKYAALIAKKLSS; encoded by the coding sequence ATGCTGCTGATTCCTGCAATTGACATTAAAGACGGCCACTGCGTTCGCTTAGAGCAAGGCGATATGGATCGCGCTACGGTTTTTTCAGAAGACCCTGCTGCGATGGCAAAACATTGGGTTAGCAAAGGTGCGCGCCGTTTGCATTTAGTTGACCTCAATGGCGCCTTTGCCGGTAAGCCCAAAAATGAGTCTGCCATCAAAGCTATTCTCAAAGCAGTAGGCGATGACATCCCAGTACAACTCGGTGGCGGCATTCGGGATCTGGAAACGATTGAGCGTTTGCTCGACGACGGCATTAGCACCATCATCATTGGCACTGCGGCAGTGAAGAGTCCTGGCTTTGTACAAGACGCCTGCACTGCATTTAGCGGCCACATCATGGTGGGTATTGATGCCCGTGATGGCAAGGTGGCTACCGACGGTTGGAGCAAGCTCACCGGCCATGAAGTGATTGATCTTGCAAAGAAGTTTGAGGACTATGGCGTCGAAGCAATCGTTTATACCGACATTGGCCGCGATGGCATGCTCAAGGGCGTGAATATGGATGCGACGATCAAACTGGCACAAGCCGTACGCATTCCGATTATTGCCAGTGGCGGCCTATCCAATAACAAAGACATTGAAGCTTTATGCGCAGCCGAAGAAGAGGGCGTGATGGGCGTGATTGCCGGTCGCTCGATTTACTCAGGCGATTTGGATCTGACCACAGCGCAGAAGTATGCCGATGAGCAGACGGCCAAGTACGCCGCACTCATTGCAAAAAAGCTCAGTAGCTAA
- the hisB gene encoding imidazoleglycerol-phosphate dehydratase HisB → MRQADVTRNTSETQIQIALNLDGTGKAELASGVPFLDHMLDQIARHGMIDLKVVAKGDTHIDDHHTVEDVGITLGQAIAKAVGDKAGITRYGHSYVPLDETLSRVVIDFSGRPGLEFHVPFTRARVGDFDVDLSIEFFRGFVNHAGVTLHIDNLRGVNAHHQIETVFKAFGRALRMALTPDLRAAGQVPSTKGSL, encoded by the coding sequence ATGCGGCAAGCTGACGTTACCCGAAACACTTCGGAAACCCAAATTCAAATAGCCCTCAATCTGGATGGCACGGGCAAGGCCGAGCTCGCCTCTGGCGTGCCGTTCTTAGACCATATGCTCGATCAGATTGCCCGTCACGGCATGATTGACCTCAAGGTCGTCGCCAAAGGCGATACCCACATTGATGACCACCACACCGTAGAGGACGTTGGAATCACCTTGGGACAGGCCATTGCCAAAGCAGTGGGCGATAAAGCCGGCATTACGCGCTATGGCCATTCGTACGTTCCCCTGGATGAAACTCTCTCTCGGGTCGTGATTGATTTTTCCGGCCGCCCTGGTTTGGAGTTCCATGTGCCCTTTACCCGAGCACGGGTAGGTGATTTTGACGTGGACTTAAGCATTGAGTTCTTCCGTGGTTTTGTAAACCACGCTGGTGTGACCCTGCATATCGATAATTTGCGGGGGGTCAATGCGCACCACCAAATCGAGACGGTATTCAAGGCCTTCGGCCGTGCCTTGCGCATGGCGCTGACCCCAGACCTGCGCGCAGCTGGTCAGGTTCCTTCCACGAAAGGTAGCCTCTAA
- the hisD gene encoding histidinol dehydrogenase: protein MSASIQIKRLNSGDANFKATLMASLSLPSADDNAIDAAVMGILADVKARGDAAVLDYTKRFDRLSSANTAKSVADLEIARGDLEQAYLQLPPEQKNALDIAASRVRAYHEQQRIEAGCHSWEYTEADGTRLGQKVTPLDRVGIYVPGGKAAYPSSVLMNAIPAKVAGVQEVIMVVPTPDGARNPLVLAAAWLAGVDRVFTIGGAQAVAALAYGTDTVPAVDKIVGPGNAYVAAAKRRVFGTVGIDMIAGPSEILVLCDGTTNPDWVAMDLFSQAEHDELAQSILLTPDAQFIEAVQSSIDRLLPEMPRKDVIRTSLTNRALLIQVKDMAESCAIANAIAAEHLEICAQEPRKWAELIRHAGAIFMGNYTSESLGDYCAGPNHVLPTARTARFSSPLGVYDFIKRSSMIEVSEAGAQALGKVASTLAHGEGLQAHARAAEMRLKK, encoded by the coding sequence ATGTCAGCTTCAATTCAGATTAAGCGCCTTAATAGCGGCGATGCGAACTTCAAAGCGACACTGATGGCCAGTTTGTCTCTGCCCAGCGCAGATGACAATGCCATTGATGCTGCAGTGATGGGCATTTTGGCCGATGTCAAAGCGCGCGGCGATGCAGCGGTGCTGGACTACACCAAGCGCTTTGATCGATTGAGCAGTGCTAACACAGCTAAGAGCGTTGCAGATTTAGAAATCGCGCGCGGTGATCTCGAGCAGGCCTATCTGCAGTTACCGCCTGAGCAAAAAAATGCATTGGATATTGCCGCAAGCCGGGTACGGGCGTATCACGAACAACAGCGTATCGAAGCGGGTTGCCATTCTTGGGAATACACCGAAGCCGATGGAACGCGCTTAGGCCAAAAGGTCACACCGCTTGATCGTGTCGGTATTTATGTGCCTGGAGGTAAAGCGGCTTACCCTTCATCGGTGTTAATGAATGCCATTCCAGCGAAGGTCGCTGGCGTGCAAGAAGTCATTATGGTGGTGCCAACGCCAGACGGCGCGCGCAATCCCTTGGTGCTGGCTGCTGCCTGGTTGGCTGGGGTTGATCGGGTCTTTACGATTGGCGGCGCACAAGCCGTTGCTGCCTTGGCTTACGGCACAGATACCGTACCTGCGGTGGATAAGATTGTCGGTCCAGGCAATGCCTATGTTGCTGCCGCAAAGCGCCGCGTGTTTGGTACGGTTGGTATCGACATGATTGCCGGCCCCTCAGAAATACTGGTGCTGTGCGATGGCACTACCAATCCCGATTGGGTTGCTATGGATTTGTTCTCGCAGGCCGAGCACGATGAATTAGCGCAGTCGATTTTGCTCACGCCCGATGCACAATTTATTGAAGCAGTCCAAAGTAGCATCGATCGCCTCTTACCCGAGATGCCACGTAAGGATGTGATCCGCACATCACTAACGAATCGCGCATTATTGATTCAGGTGAAAGACATGGCGGAGTCGTGTGCGATCGCCAATGCAATTGCCGCAGAACATTTAGAGATTTGCGCACAGGAACCCAGAAAGTGGGCTGAGCTGATTCGCCATGCAGGCGCAATCTTTATGGGTAACTACACCAGTGAATCACTCGGTGATTATTGCGCAGGACCCAATCACGTTTTACCGACAGCGCGCACAGCGCGTTTCTCATCGCCACTGGGTGTCTATGACTTTATTAAACGCTCCAGCATGATTGAAGTCAGCGAAGCTGGCGCACAAGCCTTAGGTAAAGTTGCCAGCACACTAGCCCACGGTGAGGGCTTGCAAGCCCATGCTCGGGCTGCTGAGATGCGTTTGAAGAAATAA
- the hisI gene encoding phosphoribosyl-AMP cyclohydrolase: MNTPARLFKPSPNLAPGAWLDAVSWNEQGLVPVIAQEFGSGDVLMMAWMNRDALLKTMQIGEAVYWSRSRQKLWHKGEESGHTQTVKDIRLDCDGDTILLVVDQKDGIACHTGEHSCFFLDWDANVSAWKKPVE; encoded by the coding sequence ATGAATACCCCCGCCCGATTATTTAAGCCTAGTCCCAATCTCGCTCCAGGTGCATGGCTCGATGCAGTCAGCTGGAATGAGCAAGGCTTGGTGCCTGTGATTGCCCAAGAGTTTGGTTCTGGCGATGTGCTGATGATGGCGTGGATGAACCGTGATGCCTTACTTAAAACCATGCAGATTGGTGAGGCAGTGTATTGGTCACGCTCACGTCAAAAGTTGTGGCACAAGGGTGAAGAGTCTGGCCATACCCAAACAGTAAAAGATATTCGTTTGGATTGCGACGGCGATACGATCTTGTTGGTTGTGGATCAAAAAGACGGCATTGCTTGCCATACTGGTGAGCACAGCTGCTTTTTCTTAGACTGGGATGCCAATGTGAGTGCCTGGAAAAAGCCGGTGGAATAG